The segment CTTTTATTTGGTAATACAACCAGAACTGAGTTTCTTTGCCTCACTGTTCAAATGCAGGTGGGGACAACAGACTTCTTCTCATCAATTACAAGATCAAGACCCCTATTTGGCTGAAATCTCAGATGAAATTTCCTCACTTTTAAGCAAGAATCTAAGATTGGTGCAAATAGTTTTAGCCCCAGAGATCTTTTCCCAAGAGTCTTCAACATGTTGTAATACTTTTCCTAAACCTAATTCTGCAAAATCAACCAACTAGAGGAGAATACACTTACTTGGGGTGAGCGGTAGCTATTGTAGAGAACTCATTGTCCCACTTAGGTCTCCCAAAGAAGGTTTTCTGTTTCAGACCTGTCAGGATGTCATTGGCCTTATCAAAGTTTAGTGCTGCATGACCAGCCTGGAGTTGGAGAAATAGGAAGTTAGAAAAAGCAGGTCTTGATAGCTGCCCTTCCTTCAGCCACTTTTAAACATGGGTGTGAAGGTGAGAGCAGGTAGGAAATCATAAGATATGATTATTTCTGCTCAGCATGCATTATGTTTAATCTGACCTTCATCTTAGGGAATTAGTGTGTTGTTTGAACTCACAAAGTTGCTGTCCCATCCGGTGAGAAAGAGACGGTAGTTTAGAAAACCCACTTTGCCTAATTCCTCCATCTCCTGTTCCAGGGAAGCCAATAGGTCATTGAACCAAGCAAAAGCACCCATCTCCCTGCAGATCCAGTAGAAATAGATCTGGAATCAGCAAAAGAGAATATAGCCTTATTAAGTGCCTCTTACAATGTGCACTATGGTGACATGATTATGCACATATACACTATATTTGTTGATCAAGTCTAAGAGTGACCTGGAAAACATCACTTCTACAGAGCTGCTGACCTCAAGTGGCATTAATATCCAGAGTCCTGACAAGTTCCCTTATGGAAAGAGCTCAAACATCAGCTTCAGTTCAAGGTGCTTTTAAACTCCAGTTGAAGATGAAGAGCCGGTTCTTATGGCAAGTCTGCAGAAGCAGATGCCTTGGCTAGGAGAGGTTACTCTCTTACTAATTGTAAAATGCTTAGCCCATGAAAACCATGGACCTGTCAGGCTCAGACCAGATGAAAAATGTTACTCAGGAGTGTACCTTTTGTGTTTTGAGGTTCTGATCTGCATGCTGAAATTTGTACCAGATGGATTTCAAGATAGAAGCAAAGGGGGTAACCCCAATTCCCGCTCCAACCAACACAGCCACTTCATACTGGAAAACATCCTCACTGGCAGTGCCAAAAGGTCCGTCCACCTGGATCCTGGCAGAAGGCAAAAGACAATGGGCAAAAGTGAAGTCTCACCTCTACCTGCAACCTCAAACGTCCTCCCAGAGGCATATGCTCCACGGCTCAttgttgcttgtttattttaatcATATTCCATTTTCACCAGACTTAAGGTTCAGTGATGAATTACCTTCTCTTTTCTGCCTGTCTGCATTCTGGTCTGGGTCTCTACTGCTCTTAAGGACCTACCTGGGAACTGGCGAATACTGTTTTTCAAAAGTCCTTATGAGATTTTCTGTCCAGTCCCCCACTGCTCGGATATGAATGGAGAAGAAGTCTTCCTCTGGAGCGGAGGTCAGGGTAAAGGGATGCCACTCCAGGTTAGAGATTGAGGGGCAATTAACAAAAATATACTGTCCCACTTCCATACTGAAGCCATGCTTGTGCATCTGCAATTCCAAAACTTTGGATGGGTGCATGACAACCTATGAACGAAGCACAGAGGCCAAAAGAGGCAAATTCAAATGGCAACAGGGACAAGCAGATAAAGTAAATGGGTAAAGCTGGAGGGCTGGTGATGACAGTAAATTGCAAACAACTCCTTTCTGAATGGGACAGCAATTACCAAGTCCAGACAATGGTTGCACTATGGAGTGGAGATTCAGCATTATCAAGTTGCTTGATTCTTCAAGAGAGGCTAGAAATGCCAGttttaaattgaagcatagttgatttacagtattgtgttagtttcaggtatatagcaaagtgattcagttactaTTTTCAGATTAAATTCCATTCTATcttgttacaaaatattgaatacagttccctgtgctataactGAATAAGCTGGAAAACCAAtaagaaatgacatttttttgATGTGAAAGCCTCCATCCAGATTTCTAAATGTTAGCGACCAATTCGACTTTCTAAACAATCAGTGTAAGGGCCAAACAAAATATGTCTGTGGGCTAGATTGTTGTtgcagttcatttgctcagtcatgtttgacattttgcaaccccatggacatgccaggattccctgtccttcaccatctcctggagtttgctcaaactcatgtccattgagtcggtgatgctacccaaccatctcatcctttgtcatccccttctcctcctgccctccatcttttcccagcatcagggtcttttccaatgagtcagctctccgtatcaggtggccaaagtgttggagaagggaatggctacccactctagtattcttgcttggtgaatcccatggacagaggagcctgacaggctacagagaTATGGTGTAGACTGCCTATCAGCAACTTCTGACATAGACCCATGCTGATGATTTCTGCCAAACCTCTCCAGTTCTGTCCAGCACCAGAGGAACTCAAATATATTGCCCTCAAGTTCTTTTTTATTCCTGTGAAGGTGACAACATGGCAATTTATTTCTATAATCAGGAAGAACAGAACTCTTAGCACAGCAAGAAGAAAGTGCATATTCTTTACCTTGGTAATCACAACCTTCTGCTGAGAGCGGTAAAATCGAAGGATCCTTTCAAAGATGTAAAGAATGCCTGGTGCAAGGATCCATTTCCAAGACTGCACACAGAGACAATAAAAAGCGAGGTTACACACTAATCTCTTCTCTAGGATTTATTTGTGTAGcagttcattccttcattcaataaataaatatttttgagtgacGTATATCATTATTAAGCCACTAATTTCACCAAAACTTGAAGACGGAAATGGAAAGGAGTGATCTACAACAGTTTGATTAATCTGTTACTCATAAAGCAGATCATTTCCTGAAATTTTACAGGTCTCAccaggaaacaagagaaaagcacagaaataaactacatggtaataatatatatttttaaatatagtcattaagacagtatggtaatttttaaattatatttaaagtttaattttaagaaTCTAAGgctgggtcttccttggtggcccagtggttgggacttcacctttcaatgcaagaggcatggtttcgatccctggtcaaggagctaagatcctgcatgcctctcagtcaaaaaaccaaaacatgaaacagaagcaatgctgtaaagacttaaaaaaaaaacaattgaagACTCTCTTCCAGGACAACTTGTCCAGTCTGAAAAGCCAACAAAGAAGGTTGATGTGAAATAGAAGCAGATGATTAAAAACAAGGCAAACAAAAAATTGTGTGGCTCACATTATTGATAACAGCAATATATAAAATTTGGTATTTATTCATCACCTCTTTTCTCAGGTGCTCAAAACATCTAACATAGTACCCTGAGGGTattatgcaaagttaaataagtcagagaaagacaaataccacgtgatttcacttacatgtggaatctaaaaagcaaaacaaatgaacaaacaaaacggAAACAGATTCATTGATACAGAGAAGAGATTGGTGATGCCAGAAGGGGTATGGGGGAAATGCATAACATAGGTGAGgagattaaaaggtacaaactttccgttataaaataagtcatggagatgtaatgtacagcatgtggaatatagtcaataatattttaataactctCTATGGTGACAGATGGCATCTTATTacagtgatcattttgtaatatataaaaataccaaatcactctgttgtacacttgaaactaatatatacagtaagtcaattatacttcaatttggaaaaaaaaaaaagttgaactcAAAAACAAAGTAGTAAGGGAGAGCTGGAAGGTGAGGGAAATTGGGAGATGCTGGTCAAAAAGTACAAGCATTCAGCCATAAGATGAATAACCTATAGCATATGTCCTCCATAGGAGTCAGCACCAGGCTGAACTAATAATGATTATGAGATGAGCGATAATAACAACAATGACAATAACATCTCCTAGCAAGAGTCTACTATCTTTGTCCTGGTCGTACCTCAGCAGGGAGCCCTTCAAACTGGGGAGGCTTGCAGTGGGAGGCAGGATCATCCCACTTCTCAAAAAACTCTGCACACTTGTGAGGATGATTCTCAGCCATGCTCTCTTCTGTTTGACCCCGGACAATTCCACTGAGGCAGAAAAAAGGATAATATGTGGCAAAGAATTATACAAGATCAGGAACTGGGGCATGAAAAATGGGAGTTTGAGGACCTTACCCAAGACCATGAATTCCTAAGCCAATGAAGTAGATGATAAAAATGTGGTGTGTATACCAGAAGACCTCAAAATAACTCCTCCGGATGAATTCCATAGCTGAAGTCACCATGAGAACCAGAGCCATTGTGATGATCACTCCAGTGAGACCAGCAATGCTGGTGAATGTCACATACACCACTGTCtatgaaaggagaaatttcaGCCAGACACAATGTCCACCAAGGACACCATGACCTTCCTGCTCAtgttcagatcccacatgcttttcCCTTGAATCAACTCACTGTATTTGGGGACTGGATGGGATTTAGCCATGAATAATTCTCCTGATGAGGTAGGTTGGAGAGAATGGAAGCAAGGGATCCATCTGTGGCCTGTCTGCTTCTGCTATATCGTTCAAGGTTAAACAGGTGTGCAATAATGTGAATAGCTAAATGGAAAGATGGAAAGGAATGTGAAAGTTGTGTCAGAAACATCATGGCAGGCATGCCTCACTAGAAAGGGAAAATCCTACATGTGGTACCAAGCAGAATGGTGAGTCCACATAAAGTGCCCAATAATAATTACAGAGAGAATTAAGAATTTTTGTCATATTCACTCCCAAAGGAATAGAATGTAAATTCCATGAAAGCAGGTCTAAAATGGTGCCTGGCAAATAGTGCCaggtattcagtaaatatatTTTGAGTGTTTATACACATGGATGAATGAAACTAGATTCTGAATGTCTGGAAGCCGGCAGGTTCATCCGTTTCCCCAGTTACCTGTGTGTAGGCAGATCATATATCCCACCAGTTTGTGGAAGGCGAGGTTGTGATCCAGTTGCTTTCTCAGGGTACTCCTATAAAACTACAAATGTGAA is part of the Capra hircus breed San Clemente unplaced genomic scaffold, ASM170441v1, whole genome shotgun sequence genome and harbors:
- the NOX1 gene encoding NADPH oxidase 1, with the translated sequence VAWLGLNVFLFVHAFLSFEKATKYYYTRQILGSALAWARASARCLNFNSMLILLPVCRNLLSFLRGTCSFYRSTLRKQLDHNLAFHKLVGYMICLHTAIHIIAHLFNLERYSRSRQATDGSLASILSNLPHQENYSWLNPIQSPNTTVVYVTFTSIAGLTGVIITMALVLMVTSAMEFIRRSYFEVFWYTHHIFIIYFIGLGIHGLGGIVRGQTEESMAENHPHKCAEFFEKWDDPASHCKPPQFEGLPAESWKWILAPGILYIFERILRFYRSQQKVVITKVVMHPSKVLELQMHKHGFSMEVGQYIFVNCPSISNLEWHPFTLTSAPEEDFFSIHIRAVGDWTENLIRTFEKQYSPVPRIQVDGPFGTASEDVFQYEVAVLVGAGIGVTPFASILKSIWYKFQHADQNLKTQKIYFYWICREMGAFAWFNDLLASLEQEMEELGKVGFLNYRLFLTGWDSNFAGHAALNFDKANDILTGLKQKTFFGRPKWDNEFSTIATAHPKSAVGVFLCGPQTLAKSLSKCCCQYSSLDPRKVQFYFNKENF